TAGAAAATCCTGTGTCCATGATGGGGGTGACAgtaaagaaggaggaagaggctcTTCTGGACCGAGTCATGGGACCAGTGAACAAACAGTCTCCTGAAAAAAGGTCTTCATCTTCAATGACCTTCTGGAAGGTGTGGCGTGGCCTCCGAGAGCATATTTCTTCTTCCCAGTTGGTTTTGTCTCTGCCTTCATTGTTGTCTTCATCTCTGATGATCTCTTCTTTGGCACGGCCATCACCTCTGATTTCCCCTTTGGATCGGTGCCATCGGGACCTGTCATAGTCCTTTCGCTTCTTGGCATCAGATAGGGTGTGATAGGCTTCTGCTACTTGCTTGAATTTCTCCTCAGCTGCTTCCTTGTCTCCCGGGTTCTTGTCTGGGTGTACCTGCAGAGCCAGCTGATGGAAAGCCCGCTTGATATCTGAGGAGGACGCGTTCTGTGGCACCCCTAGTACTTTGTAATAGTTCACCATGTTTCTTCAAACAGCCTTGCCCCACCAAGATGCAGGGTTGAGATTTTGAATTTCCATATAACTTCAGAAAGGAAGATGGTCAATTGTTCAAGTTTACAGCTTTGAATTTCCTCACATGGTTCTTGGGGTGAAGCCTCTTCTGGTGGAGAAATTCCTCTTCAGTGGGTTGAACCttcacatgccaccacaccctgtcCTGTCTTTGCTGGTCATTGTGGGGGATGACTATGAGGTCATCACTTCAGCACCTCACAGACTCTCAGCTGAGGCTCTGCCTGCCTTGTTTCCATAGTGGTGGGGAATCTGAGGTGGCCACTACAAAAACCAGAAAGACCTTCTCTGGTTCAAAGACAAACGcgcacacacaataaacaaataccTGGTGTCTTGTTAACAGAGAGAAGCCATTTGTATAGCTTAAAAAGTATctgccttgcttgtttttaacAGCCACAAGCCAGCAGACCCAACATCCACTTTGGGTCACTGTGGGAGCAAATGCTTTTAGTATCCTCTTCTGTGTTGCTGGGACTTGCCTTTGTGGTgtttaaaatgatttcatttcaCTGTTTTATGTGGACGTatattttgcctgcacgtatgtctgtgtgctgCTTGTGTACAGTGCTGGGTGCTATTTGCATGCAGTCTCTGCAGAGGCtacaagagggtgtcagatcccctggaactgaagtacacacagttgtgagccatcatgtgggtgtgGAGATTTGAAcatgggtcctttggaagagcagctagtgctcctTATTGCTGAGTCAGCTCTTCAGTCCCTGCCCTTTGTCATTTACTATTCCCACTGTCATGATGACGGTGATGGGTAGGGGTttgtcataatttttttaaatcatatatacatttctgatgaaagaaaaaataaaattcgtTCATCAAACAAGGAAACTAGATCAGAGGTGAATCTAGGTAGGGCTGTCAATGGACACACTGTCAAAGGACACATTGTTAATGGAGGCATCTAGGGAACCAAATCTGGAATTGACTCTTCATTCAGTACCTACTGATCTATCCATCACTGGGAACCTTTTGGAATGTTATCTTGGAATTTAAACTAAACTAAGTAGCaatatcaaaacaacaaatactttttaaaaggcagTGGCACTGGGACTAGCAAGGCAGGGGCGTTCACTACCTACCTCGACTTCTTTCTTGTTGCTGTAGCAAAATGTCCACATGTATGACTGTGTACTGACTGTGTGCAGTGCTGGGTGCCAGCTGCATGTAGTGTCTGCAGAGGCTACAAGTGGCTACAAGGAGAAGGTTTATTCTGGCCCACTGTTCAAGGTGTCTGTCATGGTGGCTGAGTCAAAGCAGCAGCCCTTGAGGCAGATGATCACGGAATCCATGGTCAGGACTATATGCTTTGGCTCGGCTCCCTGGCTCTGTGT
Above is a genomic segment from Arvicanthis niloticus isolate mArvNil1 chromosome 4, mArvNil1.pat.X, whole genome shotgun sequence containing:
- the LOC117707633 gene encoding dnaJ homolog subfamily B member 3-like, which encodes MVNYYKVLGVPQNASSSDIKRAFHQLALQVHPDKNPGDKEAAEEKFKQVAEAYHTLSDAKKRKDYDRSRWHRSKGEIRGDGRAKEEIIRDEDNNEGRDKTNWEEEICSRRPRHTFQKVIEDEDLFSGDCLFTGPMTRSRRASSSFFTVTPIMDTGFSTFVSQGSRLNPDDPETFVPYVSHGMGAFKLVTTCSKIVNGNRVVTKRVVENIPGPKKIENERLFRQNPSRGWKLMENPCS